The sequence agtgaaagaccatggtacaaaagctatggcaatattcaagactagagaacaatgggtggattttggagtgtccttctcctagaagagctgcttaccatagctaaagagtctattcaacccttactaagaggaaagtagccactgaacaattacagtgcagtagttaatcccttgaaagaagaattgtttggtaatctcagtgttgtccggtgtatgaagacagtggaaaatatgtaaagaataggccagattattcggtgtatatgtaggcaaagggaaaatgaaccgtaaccagagagatggatcctatgtagtactgtctgacccaataactttctagcagtagtatctcaactggtggctggtgccctggtcaacctactacctaaataaaatagtttaaagtaCATCGTTTATCTTACACGAATGAGACAACCATTGATGAGTGACTGCCTTTTCAGCTTTTCGTAATactatttcaaaatattatatagataaataccAAACAATTAATTGGGGGTAATGCTTAGCgcgaaaaaatacataaaaactgatgtctttacaaaatatacaaaatattttctgAATCTCCTAATAAAGGAATAACGAGAATTAGCATTTTGTCTCACGTCAAcatgaaaagtgaagaaaaaactGAACCATTTTTTTTGCAGTTTTACTTTTGCTCTCAATTGTGTCTTAAAGTGCTAGTCTCTGTTATCATTATAAGAGGAAACTGTAAATGAAGTAAAATTAATTTCCAAAATCTTTCAGATGTCTTTTGCTGATAAGGCAGATTTGTCGTTACTTAAGGGATTTTCATTGAGATTTCCGTGCAGTTAACATTGTTAAAAAAACAAGAAACACTAACTGTTAAATATATTTGAGGGTTCTTTCAAAGGTTAGGCCACAATTTCTAAAATTTTCTTCAAGTTAGGATATTATGTCTTTATCtgtgcctggggtttggccagttttcataaccacgctggtcactgcggattggtgatggtgagagacttttgtctgatagctaacagcaaaccaacatagaatgggtgtccctaactagtagCCTACAGCTTGGGTAATCATAGAgacacgcaaaccttttcaccctATTAAAGCATCCCCACTCAGAACGGGAATTACTCTAACAAATATCGTTATATCacaaatataaaagttaaaaagaacactATTCCATCATCggaattttttttacaattgacTTATAAAAATGCATAATCACCACAAAAATGCTCGTCCCTATGCTTGAATAGTTATCATaatgaaaatcaaatgaaaatgagGGTGAACTTTGAGCCACATGAACTGGAATGTTACATTTATCACAAGTGGTCCATGAAAACAATAAATTGAATATATTGGCAGAGTAGAATCGAAGCTTCCAATTTCAACCGCTAGGAGTCGGGGATATAACCTTATCATACATACAAGAAATAGAGTTCTTTTTATGTAGGGCAAAGATGAAATTCGTGGAAAAATATCCTTATTAGTTTCAATAAGATTAATCTTATTCGTTAGTCAAATAGATTACGCAATTGTTAGTTTTCaattgccgttattattattattattattattattattattattagtagtagtagtagtagtagtagtagtagtagtagtagtagtagtagtagtaaaagcaaATATTTACACTGACACGTGCATCTCTTCTCTTTTAATCTTATGTTTTCATAATTATTGAAACAATAATATTGATTTGTTTGTACTCGTAAGGACGTTTTTTTTTTCCGCAAGGGTGAAAGTTAATAGGTTCTAAACTTCGAATGTTCTTCCTGatcttaaatgtgttataattCCCATGTTTCTAGTCTTAATTTACCCCTTTAAAAAGACACGCTAAACAGAAATCGAATCTGAGAAGCGTTTTTACTAATctagttattttattttgttctttcatTTTGATTTAGAAATTTTTTTCCCGCAGATTACAGTATCAACATTGATACTAAAGAaatttattattgttcttcttgtTATAACTAATGCAACTATTAACAATGTTCCTTCAATGCAGTTATGCAAAATCGACTTCCACTGCTAATATTGCTTCTaccataatatcattattattcggTTTATCTATTGCTTCTTTTCCCTTTCTACTAGATTCTTACATCTTCATTATCTCTGCAAAGTAGTAGATGCAAAAATGTAACTGGACACTGAGCAATTGTCCAACTATATCGATAATCAAATTCTATTTTGAATACGGCAAAATTCCAGGAACGTATAGAAATATAAATCAAATTGGCCTAATAATATCTGAGTCAAAATGTAGTATATTTAGACAAAATCTTAACACATTTACCAACAAAATCTGTGTCAATTTCATTCtcaagtttataataataataataataataataataataataataataataataataataaaaatgaaaatagacataataataaaaataataataataacaaaaaataaaattaataataataataataattatcatcatcatcataataataataaaaaaaattaaattaataataataataataataataataataataataataataataataataataataaaaacaaccttCCAGATGCGGTTAAGTCACATCAACGCCATGGCACTGCTGCTGTTATTAATAATCGTGGAGCCGCCGTCAGCCGAAACAACCTTCGTGGATCCGGTGACGCCAATCCTTGGGGCCTTGGCTGCCCTCAGCAGCGCTGGTTTGATTAGTGCCCTGGCCGTTGGTAAGAAACCTTCTAGGCATGATTTAGTTGTAACAATCAACTCTGTTGTTCATATTATGGTGGCGACTACAAGGTAAGTTCATTCGGAAATTGTTGTGGCcttttggtaacgtctttgcctggtgatcagcagactggggttcgagtatcgcTTATACTCGTTGGTTCTTTTTGTGTCCACagtctcaccaaccttgtgagctaagaatgggggtttggggggagcctataggtctacctgctgagtcatcagtagccattgcctggtcctccctgatcctagcttgggtggagaggggtcttgggtgctgatcaaaagAGTAAACATATGGTTAGTTTCCAGGCCATtgtccttgctagggcaatgtcactgtcgcttgcctctgctgACCCTCAATCTCTTAAAATGGTGTCAGTTCAAGATGATAATTGTATAAATTCAGTCAGTTCATGATTACCTTACGTTTGATAACTCTGAAATACTTGAAAAATACGTCCCATGAATCATTATATAATGCAATTCTTTTTGGTATAAAAATGAATAATGGAGGTCTGAGCAGTATTACTcccaataataatatcagaaaatcATAATAATGTAAAACATTTCCTCAGGTGAGTTTCTTACAGTTTTCACTCTTCCGGTGATACTTTTCTGAAACATTACATTAATAAAATATGACTCAACATGACTTTCCGCAAAATCCTGCTTCGAGTTCAGACAAGATAGAACAAAACCAGTTGCTGGACAATAGTGTAGAATTCGCAGAATTCTCTAAGGTTGAAAGTGACAATGAATTATAATTTCTCATTATTTTAGTAGCCACGTATAGGTAGGCTTCTTCGGATCCATTGTGGCCCTTTTCTATACAATTATCGACATGATTTGATTAATAAAAGTCTAATGGAAATTCAATGAAAATACTCTCGAGGACACGATGATTCCAGTAATGATGTATCTTCGGACAttacgaaaaataaaataagattatgtaTAATGAATAACGAAAGGAAAAACACAGAAGCACAAATATGACAAATAAAGTTTATTCAGGCAAATTTCCCTCACTTTTCCAGGCCTTGTGGCCTTGAAGAAGAAACTCCTCTATCAGAAAGAAGACGAACCTGTCTACTATGTTACTAGTTACGGCTACGACCAAAGCTACGGGGGAGGATACGGCGGTGGATACGGGGGAGGATACGGTGGGGGACATGGAGGAGGCCACGGTGAGGGATATGGAGGAGGACATGGAAGTGGCTTTGGGGGATACGACGGTGGACACGGCGGCGGTCATGGAGGAGGTCATGGTGGAGGACACGGCGGTGGAAGTGGCTTTGGGGGATACGACGGTGGACACGGCGGCGGTCATGGAGGAGGTCATGGTGGAGGACACGGCGGTGGAAGTGGCTATGGGGGATACGACGGTGGACACGGCGGCGGTCATGGAGGAGGTCATGGTGGAGGACACGGCGGTGGAAGTGGCTATGGGGGATACGACGGTGGACACGGCGGCGGTCATGGAGGAGGTCATGGTGGAGGACACGGCGGTGGAAGTGGCTATGGGGGATACGACGGTGGACACGGCGGCGGTCATGGAGGAGGTCATGGTGGAGGACACGGCGGTGGAAGTGGCTATGGGGGATACGACGGTGGACACGGCGGCGGTCATGGTGGAGGACACGGTGGCGGTCATGGAGGAGGTCATGGTGGAGGACACGGCGGTGGACACGGTGGTGGTCATGGAGGAGGACACGGCGGTGGTGGTGGTGGCCACAGTGGAGGAATCTATCACAGGCGCAGGCGAGCTGTTGAGGTAAGTGTGAAGCTAGTCACTCCTAACACTCTTGCTATATCAGCTATTATATCAAATAATGACCATAGTTATCTATTATCCTTATTTCCCTCATTACTCATTTGTGTCTCTTCCTTCTTTCCGCAGATGATGATGGGAAGGGAAACGGTGGACTTGGAATTCCTGGTGGCGGATGACCACCTTCAGTGCACCCGGCGTCTGATTTGCGAATTGGGGGCTCGGCCCCCGCATCTACTGAAGGAGGACGAACGAGATATCCTGGAGCTGATTAAGTAAGTGTTTCATGTAGTAGCTTTTGGGAGTTGGAAGAAGGTAATTTACTAATATAGTCTTTGTCCCAAGTTGAAAGTATGTACATTATATCTATgtttgggcaccagccacccgttgagatactaccgctagagagttatggggtcctttaattggccagacagtactagattggatcctttactctagttacggttcattttccctttgcctacaggtacaccgaatagtctggcctattctctacatattctcttctgtcctcatacatctgacaacactgaaattataaaacaattgtgtTTCTTCACATTCggccgcactattctatcttatttctcttcattctgttttgttaacatttttatagttaatgtaagaatcatttattttaatattgttactattcttaaaatattttatttttcctcgtttcctttcctcactgggctattttccctgttggaaaccctaggcttatagcatcctgcttttccaactagggttgtagactagcaagtaataataataataataataataataataataataataataataataataataatgtattgaaatataacacttacataaatactgtatatataaatatgcatatatatatatatatatatatatatatatatatatatatatatatatatatacagtatgtgtgagtGTTACATTTCAatacatagatatactgtacatatatatatatatatatatatatatatatatatatatatatatatatatatatatatatatatatatacacacacacatatatatatatatatatatatatatatatataaatatatatatatatatatatatatatatatatatactgtatatatatgtacacatatatataaataaatatatatatatatatatatatatatatatatatatatatatatatatatatatatatatatatatatatatatatatatatatatatatatatatatatatatatatatatatatatatatatatatgtatatatgtatatatgtatatatatatatattatatatgtatgcacacacattatatatatatatatatatatatatatatatatatatatatatatatgtatgtatatcagccGTTGCTCTACTGCAAGACGAAGGCCTAAAATATATCACTCTATTCCTGTCTGTTTgtgtctttccatgccagtctataccagcgaACTTTCAtggttcgtcaacccatcgtctttttATCCTTTCCCTGcctgttttgcaatctctagggacccatctatcatctgttattctctttatatgtcctgcctatgaccatttctttttcttacatgctgttagaatatcctctactctaatttgctctcgtatccatgttgatctttttctgtgttttagtgttattcccatcattattctctccatatctCTTTgatttgtaaatagcttatgttctaagggtttagtaaggctccaagtttctgaaattaatactggtaggaccatctaattaaatactgtatttttctatttagagaaagatgtacacacatatatatacatacacacacacacacacatatatatatatatatatatatatatatatatgtgtgtatgtgtgtgtgtttttttttctaacataaggtaaaaaaaatttacaatagaAGTAGCATTAATACCTATAAAttaactgtatacataaatatatatgcctatatatacatatatgtatatgtatatatatacagtatatatatatacagtatatatatatatacagtatatatatatatatatatatatatatatatatatatatgtatgtataaatataacttGGATTTTCAGTTCGCAAGATGAGGACCAAAAAAGACCAGCGATACGAAGACTGATTAAGGCGACTTCAGCAGGTCTTAATGAAACCAGCTGTTCAACTGTGTATCCGAAGTGTCCTTTCACTGGCCAGGACATAATGGGGTATATTCGTAAATTCACTTTAATGTAATTCACACCGAAAACTGTCTTTTaaaatttgatgttgttgttgttgattttatcattgtttatatatgttCCTTGAGTTTCATGAAGTTTGCCATGTTTACGAAGATTCGCGAGGCTTTGgaaactatatacagtacatatgtatgtatgtatgtataattagaaATACACACATGCAGGTGCTCACACACATCCATACACATAAataacccgcctctctctctctctctctctctctctctctctctctctctctatgtatatatatatatatatatatatatatatatatatgtgtgtgtgtgtgtgtgtttaagcatttctatatttatacatacaatacagtatatatatatgtgaataaaaatagatatataaatctatacacagaaacatatatatatatatatatatatatatatatatatatatatatatatatatatatatatatatatatatgtgctaatcTCAATCCAACATTTATATATTGTTTCCAGTTATTTCGTAATACTTCGGATAAATTTCCTGAATATATTGACTTTTATGTTTTATGTGTATCACTCCTTGTagtcattttggaaaaaaaaaatctacctcttTTGAAAGTTCAATAAATGCATTCCTGCAACGATGTGTTTTTCATTACACCTTCGCATAGTGTATCATCAAGGGCAAAATTGCCTTTAATGATTGTTATCTCTGAGATAATACTATCATACACATTGGATCATTCCGTATTCACTGAGAAGAGTTATGTCATTTTGTTTCTAAAAAAAGTTGTTTATCAggttgattatgtatatatatatatatatatatatatatatatatatatatatatatatatttacatatacatatatatacatatgtacatatatataaataaatatgtgtgtaaatatatatatgagtatatatatatatatatatatatatatatatatatatatatatattatgatggcaATTTTCTGAAGGTGTAAATGTATAAAGAAACGGATGAGCACACTATCCTTTATGCAAGCTGAAGATTAATCGTGAATGAAAGGAAAAAAGTTGATAATCAATAGCGTGGAATTTGATTTGGTATATTCTATAAAGACGATGTTTTAACATTATCGGTATAGAAAGCAATGtcaatattcacagagagagagagagagagagagagagagagagagagagagagagagagagagagagattcttatcaaCTTAAAATTTCTTTACTCTTTGGACAAAAACCAACTGTTATTATAAACTGTCACAGACTCTGTTCTAGTAGCATACGGTGCTTTGTTTTCCCATAAGATAATAAAGAAGCATGATTTAGTGGAGCACATATGAGCACCATTATGCGATACATTATCAAAGATTATtatgtttatgaaaataataattattatgtttatgaaaattataatttgtttttttttctggtgagATCACTCTGATGACCAAGATATGATGTTAATGTTGTTGTCGTGGTTTTTGTAGCTGTTGTTATCTTTACAAAAGTCACAAAAACTTAGTCTTGTATATTATTTAGTTGATATGCTGACTGAGAGGTTCCATTGTTATACTgatggttaattattattattactcttatttttatcattGGCAAGAAGAAAATTGAATAACAGAttaattgtaggtagtaggttgaccaggacaccaggcaccagttgagatactaccgcgagagttattggatcctttaactgggccgatagtactacatcggatccctctctcttgtcacTGCTCATCtttcctgtgcctacacatacactgaattagTTTGAtatattctttccacatcctcctctgtcctcatacatctgacaacactgagcctaccaaacaattcttcctcgcttaaggggttaactactgcactataattgttcagtggctactttctcttcaTTAAgtgtaaaagagattctttagctcttctagaaggacagtccaaaatcaatccagtgttctctaatcttgggtagtaccagcctctgtaccatggttttcctctgtcatggggtagagttcttttgcttgagggttcgctcgggcacactttctatcttattttttttttttaaagtttgaatagTTTAAATATAAAAGAGTATTTTAATGGTGCTACCATTCTTAGAATATTTCCTTTTaactgatcattacttctcttgcaattttttttttcatatcctttcctcattgggctatttttctagttggatcccttggtcttatagcatcctgcttttccaactagggttgtagtttagctaataataataataataataataataataataataataatgtaaatagcaAATTCTAAACCATACGGCTGAATAGTTAAGATTACAGCGGCGTTATGACTGCCTTTGAGGTAGAAAGCTATAGGGTACCGGTATAAATTTTTTCCAATTTAATGGGTTGAATTACCAATACtttctaaaacaaaaaaatatatcttttggaGGCTGTTACCTAATTTGCATATCAATATTGTATCAGAATAATCTGTTGCAAAATGAAGcccataggtttaaaggccgctcatgaatggcagggccaagggacattgccctatcaagcaggacaatgccctagaaactggctaaatatacatatgatcagaacccaacccccctctccacccaaactaggaccaaggagggacagataatggctgctgatgactcagcaggcagacctatatcctcccccaaacaccctattctcagctcacaaggatggtgaggttgcggcgaccaaaaaaaaaaactaacgaatttgagctggactcgaaccccaatctggcgttaacggtcaggaacgttaccacatcagccaccgcaACCCTAAGACATAGACTAAGAGTAAAAGTCTGAATAACTATTCTCGGAGCAATCTCTCAtacccagagttacactttggttagatatatctatatactacAGAAGAGGACATAAAAATACTCAATCGATCTGTGAAGTGAAAAAGCGAGCCAATTGTGAGACGGCTATTagggatttaatttttttatcaaccCCTGGTAGCTGGTGTTgaatgattttgtattttttttcctaaagaaatcATGAACAAAAGGAAAACTCACATAAAATTTTCGTTTAGGAAATGTATGTCTTATGGAGTCTGAGCCATcttttcatttaataatttctatacaaaaatactttattcatatgaatattttaagaaaaactgctttCCCACCAATATATTTTCAAACATATCAATAAGTCATTAAATGACAagatggctcagactccaaaaacacagTTTTCTAGACTAAAATTCTATGTGGAGTTTCCTAAGGAAAAAATGTTCTCAAGATAAtgagagaaaattccaattgagaaaggtgttagacaaggaaaccccatctctcctaaattattcacagcgtgccaggaagaagttttcaagaattcagATGGGATAATATAGGAATTAACACTAATGGGGAATGCctttacaacttaagatttgcagatgacatagtttttttagtgaaccatgggaagaattacaaaatataataggctatttgaatagagaaagcagaaatgtaggactgaaaatgaatataattaaaacaaggataatgttcaatgaaactgcagagaggcaacaaataagttatggacgaaactctagagattgttagtgaatataagtacttaggataTACAataagtgcttccccaggacatgagaccgaaattaagagaaggataaacatgggatggagagcttctggtaaacaaaatgagattatgaaatgtaaaatgccactttctctaaaaagaaaagtatttaatcagatggttctaccagtattaacttatgcatcagaaacttggagccttgataAAGTCTTGGAACATACGCTAAATACAATTCAGAgacctatgggaagaataatgatggaaataatactaagagacaaaaAATGGGCAACATGagtacgagaacaaactaaattagagtacattctaacaacatttaagaaaaagaaatggacatggtcagagcatataaggagaatgacagataatagatggacattaagagtaacaaaaTTGCTCCCTataaattgcaaaagaagaaggagaaggaagagaaaaagatggattgacaaactaagaaaatttgcgagtatagactggcatagaaaaaccctaAAAAGCCGCGAGTGGAAAGACATATGTGGGGCCTTTGTCTTGATgatgattataaagaaataatgtatgTAAAATGAAAACGTCAAACGGAAGCAGTAATACAGTAAAAGTACACTTCTATAATGACAAGttgttgctattattttttttctttttttagaatatattagttTACATAGGGCCGAAGTGATATAACAATGGCTATTTTTTTGTACGGGCGACTTTCAAAATTAGTCCCATCTTAATCATGCGTCCCAGAGAGACTgttgtgataatgatgatgaatcaaAGAGACTGttgtgatgatgatgctgatgatgaatcAGATAGACTGCTGTGATGATGATGAATCAGAGAGActgttgtgatgatgatgatgaattagagaCTGTTGTGATGATAATGAATCAGAGAATCTATTGTAATCATGATGATTCCTCAGAAAGActgttgtgatgatgatgatgattcctcgGAAAGActgttgtgatgatgatgatgatgatgaattagagaCTGTTGTGATGATAATGAATCAGAGAATCTATTGTAATCATGATGATTCCTCAGAAAGActgttgtgatgatgatgatgattcctcgGAAAGActgttgtgatgatgatgatgatgatgaattagagaCTGTTGTGATGATAATGAATCAGAGAATCTATTGTAATCATGATGATTCCTCAGAAAGActgttgtgatgatgatgatgatgatgatgattcctcgGAAAGActgttgtgatgatgatgatgatgatgaattagagaCTGTTGTGATGATAATGAATCAGAGAATCTATTGTAATCATGATGATTCCTCAGAAAGActgttgtgatgatgatgatgatgatgatgattcctcgGAAAGACTgttgtggtgatgatgatgatgattcctcaGAAAGACTgttgtgatgatgaggatgatgaatcaGAGACTGTTGTGATGATGATGAATCAGAGAATCTGTTGTAATCATGATGATTCCTCAGActgttgtgatgatgatgataatgatgatgaatcatATCATCATAGCTGGAAGATTCTAATTTCCAAATACTGTTCGAAAATTTTCTGTTCGGTGGAGTAAACAATTCTCATACCacccttttctaaatcctttttcCTTAGCGGTTTCTTAAAAGTGAAAGTTGGGTCGACACAACTTTCTGTTTCAATGTAATATTTGTCCACTGTACACAAGGACCGAGCAGCACGTTCTGTTCAGTATGCAGGGCTAAAATCCATCGTCGCGTCTCGAACTGTTAAAACCATATACGTACGCATTTCCCCATTTCTACTTAACCCAATTCTAGTAAAACTGTCTGGCATAAAAAGCCGAACAGAGTATTTTTATAGTGTACGCTACCCATCAAAAAGGCGGCTATATATTTCGATAGATATTCACAATtttcacacgaacacacacacgcacgcacacaacctctcaccggggtataactactccctctctccctacccagGGACGGTCAGAGCTGGCCGGAgccggaaaggaatatatatatatatatatatatatatatatatatatatatatatatatagagagagagagagagagagagagagagagagagactctctttaTTTTATAGAGGAGCTTATAAGATTTCAAATCTGTAGCGTTATTGAGAAAGTACACCTGGATTTACCCCGGTAAAAGTGCACGTCAATGTTTACCTTGTATGGGAAGTTGAATGGAAGTTTATTTAGACTTTGGTTGCA is a genomic window of Palaemon carinicauda isolate YSFRI2023 chromosome 39, ASM3689809v2, whole genome shotgun sequence containing:
- the LOC137630947 gene encoding uncharacterized protein; translation: MRLSHINAMALLLLLIIVEPPSAETTFVDPVTPILGALAALSSAGLISALAVGLVALKKKLLYQKEDEPVYYVTSYGYDQSYGGGYGGGYGGGYGGGHGGGHGGGHGGGSGYGGYDGGHGGGHGGGHGGGHGGGSGYGGYDGGHGGGHGGGHGGGHGGGHGGGHGGGHGGGHGGGHGGGGGGHSGGIYHRRRRAVEMMMGRETVDLEFLVADDHLQCTRRLICELGARPPHLLKEDERDILELINSQDEDQKRPAIRRLIKATSAGLNETSCSTVYPKCPFTGQDIMGYIRKFTLM